A genomic stretch from Setaria viridis chromosome 1, Setaria_viridis_v4.0, whole genome shotgun sequence includes:
- the LOC117842769 gene encoding cytochrome P450 76C2, whose amino-acid sequence MAASFLLAVVLCLTAILVFTHALWLITDGRRRRLPPGPWPLPVIGSLHAVTWSRPHRSLAHVAERYGPLMCIWFGRHPTVVVSTPDAARKILTNSELAGRTVLDTMLAEGHSADSVLLLPPGNKWRAMRRLAMAELFTKGQLDARLQLRQEKVQELVLYVSEHAARGEPVDVGHAVFMTVINVVSRSLFSADIGSRELRDKVKEAAQLLSTPTLSDIFPSLAPADLQGARSRMGALVRYAHRIIDEQYMRRRRGRDAGQPRKDDMMDVAIDKEKEWEEEGSEMNYGAIKGLITDLFVGGSETVSSTVEWAMAELLQCSESMKMVREELKTVIGTKGQVVESDISQLPYLQAVVKETLRLHPAITLAFQRAMATVQIEGYSIPKGTGIVINIWAINRKSKMWVEPEKFMPERFIGKDISFWGKDFEFIPFSAGRRQCLGLPLAYRMVHLVLGSLLYHFDWRLPKDVKDNGIDMSEKSGAIMVSMATPLKAIAKECDE is encoded by the exons ATGGCGGCGTCGTTCCTGCTAGCTGTGGTGTTATGCCTCACTGCCATCCTCGTGTTCACTCATGCCTTGTGGCTAATAACAgacggccgccggcgtcgactCCCTCCTGGACCCTGGCCACTTCCGGTCATCGGCAGCCTCCACGCTGTCACGTGGAGCAGGCCACACCGCTCGCTCGCGCACGTCGCCGAGCGCTACGGCCCGCTCATGTGCATCTGGTTTGGCCGGCACCCCACCGTCGTCGTCTCCACGCCGGACGCCGCGCGCAAGATATTGACCAACTCTGAACTGGCTGGCCGTACCGTCCTAGACACCATGCTCGCCGAGGGACACTCTGCCGATTCCGTCCTCCTCCTACCGCCGGGCAACAAGTGGCGCGCGATGCGGAGGCTCGCCATGGCCGAGCTGTTCACCAAGGGCCAGCTCGACGCGCGGCTGCAGCTGCGGCAGGAGAAGGTGCAAGAGCTGGTGCTCTACGTCTCCgagcacgcggcgcgcggcgagccAGTCGACGTCGGGCATGCCGTGTTCATGACGGTCATAAACGTCGTGTCACGCTCCTTGTTCTCCGCCGACATTGGATCCCGGGAGCTGCGGGATAAGGTGAAGGAGGCCGCTCAGCTGCTCTCAACGCCAACATTATCAGACATCTTCCCATCCTTGGCGCCCGCCGACCTCCAAGGTGCGCGGAGTAGGATGGGTGCACTGGTCAGGTACGCCCATCGGATCATTGATGAGCAATATATGCGTAGAAGGCGTGGTCGGGACGCCGGACAACCAAGAAAGGACGACATGATGGACGTGGCGATAGACAAGGAGAAGGAATGGGAAGAGGAGGGCAGTGAGATGAACTATGGTGCCATCAAAGGCTTGATCACG GATCTCTTCGTAGGAGGAAGTGAGACAGTTTCAAGTACAGTTGAGTGGGCAATGGCAGAATTATTGCAATGCTCGGAATCAATGAAGATGGTAAGGGAGGAGCTCAAGACGGTTATTGGCACTAAAGGGCAAGTTGTGGAGTCTGACATTAGCCAACTTCCCTATTTGCAAGCCGTGGTAAAAGAAACTTTACGACTTCATCCCGCAATTACACTAGCATTTCAGCGGGCAATGGCTACGGTGCAAATAGAAGGATACAGCATCCCCAAAGGAACCGGCATAGTAATAAACATATGGGCAATTAATCGAAAGTCTAAAATGTGGGTTGAGCCAGAAAAATTTATGCCCGAGAGGTTTATCGGCAAAGACATCAGCTTTTGGGGCAAGGATTTTGAGTTCATTCCATTCAGTGCTGGGCGTCGTCAGTGCCTTGGACTGCCTTTAGCATATAGAATGGTGCATTTGGTTCTTGGGTCACTGTTGTACCACTTTGATTGGAGGCTTCCTAAAGATGTCAAGGACAACGGTATTGACATGAGTGAAAAGTCCGGAGCCATTATGGTTTCGATGGCTACTCCACTCAAAGCCATAGCTAAAGAGTGTGATGAATAA